The Desmonostoc muscorum LEGE 12446 genome includes a region encoding these proteins:
- a CDS encoding S8 family peptidase, producing the protein MSDPTLLDANFLNLLPSESAVNFHTVISSGTPDVGLLSISTTTKPELSLNYDYGFDVLHQAVTLNSQDTAAETHQIIAGIDYLTGLTEDYVTPATISSLSTESVSSSTTSESDVTGASSFTNGRWATGQGGFWNDQKWLAGDFNGDGEDDLANVFNDNGLGSIDVHLSNGGSFTIERWGTGQGGFWNDQKWVVGDFNGDGLDDLAKVFNDNNQASIDVHLSNGSSFTMQRWATKQGGFWNAQKWLAGDFNGDGRDDFANVFNDNGLGSIDVYLSNNGSFTIGRWATGQGGFWNEQKWVVGDFNGDGLDEVAKVFNDKNQASIDVHVSNGSSFTMKRWATGQGGFWNAQKWLVGDLNGDGKDDLTNVFNDSNQASIDVHLSSGSSLNHERWATGQGGFWNEQKWLAGDFNGDGLDDLANVFNDNNQASIDVYFANNSPNYNSINGYGLVNAAAAVARAIGQPTFSNIPNLGGNNWGADLIKAPEVWTQGYTGEGVVVAVLDSGVDYNHSDLSTNIWTNSREIPDNGIDDDANGYIDDFYGWNFIHNNNNTLDVYGHGTHVAGTIAAVKNDFGATGIAYNAKIMPVKVLGDDNQGTYSSIIKGIYYAVNNGAKVINMSLAGTASDSRLEAAVQYATSQGAIVVMAAGNSGGSTPLYPAYYATNWGLAVGAVDKNNNLAGLSNQAGTNSSMAYVTAPGVSVYSTLPNQTYGFYNGTSMAAPHVAGVAALMLSANRNLTGSQVREIITQTAVNV; encoded by the coding sequence ATGTCCGACCCTACCTTATTGGATGCCAACTTTTTAAACCTGTTGCCTAGTGAATCTGCTGTCAATTTTCATACTGTTATTTCTAGCGGAACACCAGATGTAGGATTGTTATCTATTTCGACAACAACCAAACCCGAACTTTCTCTAAATTATGATTATGGGTTTGATGTCCTTCACCAAGCAGTAACTTTAAATTCTCAGGATACTGCTGCTGAAACACACCAAATAATAGCGGGAATTGATTATTTAACCGGACTTACAGAAGACTATGTTACTCCTGCGACTATTAGTAGTTTGAGTACAGAATCTGTTTCTTCCTCAACGACTTCCGAAAGTGATGTTACTGGTGCCAGCAGCTTTACAAATGGGCGATGGGCAACTGGACAAGGTGGATTTTGGAATGACCAAAAGTGGCTAGCTGGTGACTTCAATGGCGATGGAGAAGATGATTTAGCTAATGTCTTCAATGATAATGGTCTAGGCAGTATTGACGTTCATCTCTCTAACGGTGGCAGCTTTACAATTGAACGCTGGGGAACTGGACAAGGTGGATTTTGGAACGATCAAAAATGGGTAGTTGGTGACTTTAATGGCGATGGACTAGATGATTTAGCAAAAGTCTTCAATGATAATAATCAAGCTAGTATTGACGTTCATCTCTCCAACGGTAGCAGCTTTACAATGCAGCGATGGGCAACTAAACAAGGTGGATTTTGGAACGCTCAAAAATGGCTAGCGGGTGACTTCAATGGCGATGGACGAGATGATTTTGCCAATGTCTTCAATGATAATGGTCTAGGCAGTATTGATGTTTATCTCTCCAACAATGGGAGCTTTACAATTGGACGCTGGGCAACTGGACAAGGTGGATTTTGGAACGAACAAAAATGGGTAGTTGGTGACTTCAATGGCGATGGACTAGACGAAGTAGCAAAAGTCTTTAATGATAAGAATCAAGCCAGTATAGATGTTCATGTCTCCAACGGTAGCAGCTTTACAATGAAACGCTGGGCAACTGGACAAGGTGGATTTTGGAACGCTCAAAAATGGCTAGTGGGTGACTTAAATGGCGATGGAAAAGATGATTTAACCAACGTCTTCAATGATAGTAATCAAGCCAGTATTGATGTTCATTTATCCAGCGGTAGCAGCTTGAACCATGAGCGGTGGGCAACTGGACAAGGTGGATTTTGGAATGAGCAAAAATGGCTAGCGGGTGACTTCAATGGTGATGGACTAGATGATTTAGCCAATGTCTTCAATGATAATAATCAAGCCAGTATTGATGTTTATTTCGCCAATAACTCGCCAAATTATAACTCCATCAATGGCTATGGTTTAGTCAATGCTGCTGCTGCTGTGGCTAGAGCTATTGGTCAACCTACCTTTTCAAATATTCCCAATTTAGGTGGCAACAACTGGGGAGCAGATTTAATCAAAGCTCCGGAAGTTTGGACGCAAGGTTATACGGGTGAAGGAGTGGTCGTTGCTGTATTGGATAGTGGCGTTGACTATAACCACTCAGATTTAAGTACAAATATCTGGACAAATAGCCGAGAAATTCCTGACAACGGTATCGATGATGATGCCAATGGATACATTGATGATTTCTATGGCTGGAACTTTATTCATAACAATAACAATACTTTAGATGTTTATGGTCACGGTACTCATGTAGCTGGTACGATCGCAGCAGTTAAAAATGATTTTGGAGCTACAGGCATTGCTTATAATGCCAAAATCATGCCTGTGAAAGTATTGGGTGATGATAATCAAGGTACTTATTCTAGTATCATCAAAGGAATTTATTACGCCGTCAACAACGGGGCGAAAGTAATTAACATGAGCTTAGCTGGAACCGCTTCTGACAGTCGCTTAGAAGCAGCCGTTCAATACGCCACCAGCCAAGGTGCCATTGTAGTCATGGCAGCAGGTAACTCAGGAGGTTCAACCCCCCTATACCCCGCTTACTACGCGACAAATTGGGGTTTAGCTGTTGGAGCCGTTGACAAGAATAACAATCTAGCTGGTTTGTCTAACCAAGCCGGAACTAATTCCAGCATGGCTTATGTGACTGCGCCAGGGGTTAGCGTTTACTCTACCCTACCGAATCAAACCTACGGCTTTTATAATGGCACTTCTATGGCTGCTCCCCATGTCGCAGGAGTAGCAGCCTTAATGCTTAGTGCCAATAGGAATTTAACTGGTAGCCAAGTGCGGGAAATTATCACTCAAACTGCGGTTAACGTTTAG
- a CDS encoding glutamate-5-semialdehyde dehydrogenase produces the protein MTIFQVGSPLITIAAQTRQAASKLAILSTEAKNQAIAAIAVALESAKDEILEANIADCEAATAQGIAKPLYKRLQLDEHKLRDAIAGVRDVGKLADPVGKVQIHRELDTGLILKRITCPLGVLGIIFEARPEAAIQIVSLAIKSGNGVILKGGKEAVRSCEAIVKAIKQGLSHTAVNPDAVQLLTTREETLELLKLDKYVDLIIPRGSNSFVRFVQENTRIPVLGHADGICHLYIDKAADISVAVPITVDAKAQYPAVCNAIETLLVHSSIAQEFLPKVAEALAERHVELRGDESTLEILPDIKAATKIDWETEYSDFILSIKIVDSIEDAIAHINEYGSRHTDAIISEDSAAVETFFGLVNSANIFHNCSTRFADGFRYGFGAEVGISTQQMPPRGPVGLEGLVTYKYQMTGDGHIVATYTGANAKPFTHRDLV, from the coding sequence ATGACTATTTTCCAAGTTGGTTCTCCCCTGATAACGATCGCAGCACAAACTCGCCAAGCTGCAAGTAAGCTGGCCATTCTCTCGACTGAGGCCAAAAATCAAGCGATCGCTGCGATCGCCGTTGCTTTAGAATCAGCTAAAGATGAAATTCTCGAAGCGAATATTGCTGATTGTGAAGCCGCTACTGCCCAAGGAATTGCTAAACCGCTTTATAAGCGCTTGCAGTTAGATGAACATAAATTAAGAGATGCGATCGCTGGGGTACGAGATGTTGGTAAACTAGCCGATCCTGTCGGTAAAGTGCAGATTCACCGCGAACTTGATACTGGTTTAATTCTCAAGCGAATTACTTGTCCTTTGGGTGTTTTAGGAATTATTTTTGAAGCCCGTCCAGAAGCGGCGATTCAAATTGTTTCTTTGGCTATTAAATCTGGAAACGGCGTTATCCTTAAAGGTGGCAAAGAAGCTGTACGTTCTTGTGAAGCGATAGTCAAGGCAATTAAACAAGGATTATCTCATACTGCTGTTAACCCTGATGCAGTACAGTTGCTCACAACTAGAGAGGAAACTCTAGAACTTTTAAAGTTAGATAAATATGTAGATTTAATTATTCCTAGAGGTTCTAATTCTTTTGTCAGATTTGTCCAGGAAAATACACGCATTCCCGTATTAGGTCATGCCGATGGAATTTGTCATTTATATATAGATAAAGCCGCTGATATTTCTGTTGCAGTGCCAATTACAGTAGATGCCAAAGCCCAATATCCTGCTGTTTGTAATGCCATTGAAACTTTGCTGGTTCACTCGTCAATTGCTCAGGAATTTTTACCAAAAGTTGCTGAGGCTTTAGCAGAACGCCATGTAGAATTAAGAGGCGATGAAAGTACTTTAGAAATTTTACCGGATATCAAAGCTGCAACAAAAATTGACTGGGAAACAGAATACAGCGATTTTATTTTGTCTATTAAGATTGTAGACTCTATTGAAGATGCGATCGCTCATATTAACGAATATGGTTCTCGTCATACCGATGCCATTATCTCTGAAGATTCTGCGGCTGTGGAAACTTTCTTTGGTCTGGTAAATTCAGCCAATATATTCCACAATTGTTCCACCAGATTTGCTGATGGTTTCCGCTATGGTTTCGGTGCAGAAGTCGGAATTAGTACTCAACAAATGCCTCCCCGTGGCCCTGTTGGCTTAGAAGGATTGGTGACATACAAATATCAAATGACTGGCGATGGTCATATTGTCGCTACCTACACCGGGGCAAATGCAAAACCCTTTACTCATCGTGATTTAGTATAG
- the menA gene encoding 2-carboxy-1,4-naphthoquinone phytyltransferase: MTTKQILYPNTKLWMAAIKPPMYSVAIIPIWVGTTVAFAETKIFNGAIFSTFVAAAILILAWENITNDVFDSETGIDQNKHHSLVNLTGNKRLIFWLGNLCLGLGLLGIIAIAFWQQDLTVIGIILLCCGLGYMYQGPPFRLGYQGLGEILCFFAFGPLAVEAAYYSQTQTWSMTSLAASAIVGIATTLILFCSHFHQVKDDIAAGKRSPIVRLGTEKAAQLLVWFTGSIYPLTLLFVLSGIFPAWTLLSWLSLPFAVKLCRHVQENHHLPDKVSNCKFIAVAVHFWSCLLLGLGFML, encoded by the coding sequence ATGACTACCAAGCAGATTTTATATCCCAACACTAAGTTATGGATGGCAGCGATTAAACCGCCGATGTACAGCGTTGCCATCATACCCATTTGGGTAGGAACAACAGTAGCATTTGCCGAAACTAAAATATTCAATGGGGCAATATTTTCTACTTTTGTAGCTGCGGCAATTTTAATTCTAGCCTGGGAAAATATCACTAATGATGTTTTTGATTCCGAAACAGGTATCGATCAAAACAAGCACCATTCTCTGGTGAATTTAACCGGGAATAAGCGATTAATATTTTGGTTAGGAAATTTGTGTTTAGGTTTAGGGTTGCTGGGCATAATAGCGATCGCTTTTTGGCAACAAGACCTAACCGTTATCGGTATAATTCTGCTGTGCTGCGGTTTGGGCTATATGTACCAAGGGCCCCCCTTCCGCTTAGGATATCAGGGTTTAGGCGAAATTCTTTGCTTTTTTGCTTTTGGCCCCTTAGCCGTGGAGGCAGCATATTACAGCCAAACTCAAACTTGGTCAATGACGAGTTTAGCAGCTTCCGCGATCGTCGGCATTGCCACGACTTTGATTTTATTTTGCTCACACTTTCACCAAGTTAAGGATGACATAGCCGCAGGCAAGCGATCGCCCATCGTTCGTCTCGGAACCGAAAAAGCTGCCCAACTCCTAGTTTGGTTCACAGGCAGCATTTATCCTCTCACCTTGCTGTTTGTGCTGTCAGGAATTTTTCCAGCTTGGACACTGCTAAGTTGGTTGAGTTTACCCTTTGCCGTCAAATTATGCCGCCACGTCCAAGAAAATCATCATCTACCAGACAAAGTTAGTAACTGCAAATTCATCGCCGTCGCCGTGCATTTTTGGAGTTGCTTGCTATTGGGATTGGGATTTATGCTTTAG
- a CDS encoding acyl-CoA thioesterase, translating into MSFTYHRTVRFQDTDAAGVVYFANVLSICHEAYEESLEASSINLKDFFINPSVALPIVHASVDFFRPMFVGDKLLIRLIPQKLGVDKFEITYEINVGEVLVAKAITRHVCIDVSSRIKQELSDEIIQWLETNRRDAEGAERRRSREVI; encoded by the coding sequence ATGTCTTTTACTTATCACCGCACGGTTCGCTTTCAAGATACTGATGCTGCTGGGGTAGTTTATTTTGCTAATGTCTTGAGTATTTGTCATGAAGCTTATGAGGAATCTCTAGAAGCATCGAGTATTAATCTCAAAGATTTTTTTATTAATCCATCTGTGGCCTTGCCCATTGTTCACGCTAGTGTGGATTTTTTCCGTCCTATGTTTGTCGGGGACAAGTTATTGATTAGGTTAATTCCCCAAAAATTAGGTGTTGATAAGTTTGAAATTACTTATGAAATTAATGTGGGTGAGGTGTTAGTTGCTAAGGCTATTACTCGGCATGTTTGTATTGATGTGAGTAGTAGAATTAAGCAGGAATTATCTGATGAAATAATTCAGTGGTTGGAAACGAACCGCAGAGACGCTGAGGGTGCGGAGAGAAGAAGGTCGAGAGAGGTTATTTAA
- a CDS encoding type II toxin-antitoxin system VapC family toxin, with product MTIPLRCIVDASVAIKQFIPDDPLTPKVNQLFAHLGNPRTEIFVPDLFYIECGNIIWKYVRARLYAVADMPADLATLKSFPLRVVSTADLMVDAVSIALAYGTSAYDGSYVALSQQVGATLLTLDGKLVKALSTSPYNICSFNDFQVPQLPLI from the coding sequence ATGACTATTCCTCTTAGGTGCATTGTAGATGCCAGTGTGGCTATTAAGCAATTTATACCTGACGATCCACTAACCCCGAAAGTTAATCAACTGTTTGCTCATCTTGGTAATCCCCGGACAGAAATCTTTGTACCTGACCTGTTTTACATTGAGTGTGGCAACATCATTTGGAAGTATGTCCGCGCCAGACTTTATGCTGTTGCTGATATGCCAGCAGATTTGGCAACTCTCAAAAGTTTCCCTTTGCGCGTCGTCTCCACGGCTGATTTAATGGTGGATGCAGTCAGTATCGCCTTGGCTTATGGAACTTCCGCCTACGATGGTTCTTATGTTGCGCTTTCACAGCAGGTAGGTGCTACTTTGCTAACTCTCGACGGTAAGCTGGTGAAAGCTTTAAGTACTTCGCCTTACAATATTTGCTCGTTTAATGATTTTCAGGTTCCCCAGTTGCCGTTAATATAG
- a CDS encoding GAF domain-containing sensor histidine kinase, translating to MIDLPKEFTANGSMIVLGDSEPVNTPLQIIGENLNGDRLDVKQNDEELAVSAWCINTDNTELQEARVAQLEAQNRLLENRDRILEATTTAVNALLTIENFDRAVNTALKVIGESLDCDRVSVIENFAHPSQPLHCWKMLYEWDSPDTVSQISHPDEAQGSYEEGGIAEWYERIKQGQNLSYLLEEMPEPFRSGQAALGVKVLHVVPIFVEGQCWGVFGFDDCREAKRRGSAELALLKTVAACIGSAIARQRIQQAEQKRTVELAKVNQELQQRDRLLSVVAQITKNLLETEDIDVAIPTALQAIGQVANISRVQLILERQNPATQKLQHWVTYEWVAEGITPQINHPTMAAIDNDDAEVMVIELHAGRSIWRIVDHLPDTIRVQFESIGVKSSGGVPLFIEGRYIGCVAFDDCLTPRHWSQQEIDVLTAAAEGIGAALHRKQLVERLITERARFAEERVAELSKANTALKNSLDRLAADSELDTFLGHVILEIKHQLSAQRAHLFLYDPPSHTLRLHLGSETDEVLPKNQLQDIEPFLDPIPADITGAWKIMVQTKQPLEFAIWENAHPEHWPVALEWHRTRGHQTAMCIPLILGDIALGFLGLAFQQKATLKPEDFELAQALAHQGTLAIQLTRLAEEAKQAAILKEQKKAAKEQIAELVRANESLRGCVNRLADEPDLETFWEHILLEASAQAKSYAAALFLYNETSDTKIMKRYVREGRVLPIKTSAELEQFRVPVTGNLLSFWKEALLRGEAIFFNLDDWNQQVDSGIKWHRSQGHRSIVRVPLILGSRPLGFIGLCFREPRTSLPENIELIMALAQQATLAIHLTHLGEQSRQAAILEERNRMAREIHDTLAQAFTGVIVQLGAASRIVPSELAEVLAHITQARDLAREGLAEARHSVNALRPQILETSNLPKAFNRFVAQMSASIDTQIICNIIGEIYPLSVDIENNLLRIGQEALTNAIKYAFASEIKIELVYEPTQFILRVKDNGQGFDTDSLSTVKGFGLMGIKERSDRTGAHLTIQSIPGEGTEITVLINRG from the coding sequence TTGATTGACCTCCCAAAAGAGTTTACTGCTAATGGTAGCATGATAGTGCTAGGAGACTCTGAACCAGTGAATACGCCACTGCAAATTATCGGAGAAAATTTGAATGGCGATCGCCTTGACGTTAAACAAAATGACGAGGAATTGGCGGTGAGTGCTTGGTGCATCAATACGGACAACACCGAATTACAAGAAGCACGAGTCGCACAACTCGAAGCCCAAAATCGTCTGTTAGAAAACCGCGATCGCATTTTAGAAGCCACCACAACAGCGGTCAATGCTTTACTGACCATAGAAAACTTCGATCGTGCGGTGAATACTGCCTTAAAAGTCATTGGGGAAAGTTTGGATTGCGATCGCGTTTCAGTCATCGAGAATTTTGCTCATCCATCTCAACCCTTACACTGCTGGAAGATGTTATACGAATGGGATTCACCTGATACAGTGTCCCAAATCTCTCACCCTGATGAAGCCCAAGGAAGCTATGAAGAGGGAGGGATTGCCGAATGGTATGAGCGCATTAAGCAAGGACAAAACCTTAGCTATCTTCTAGAGGAAATGCCTGAACCGTTTCGCAGTGGGCAAGCTGCACTCGGTGTCAAGGTATTGCATGTTGTCCCGATTTTTGTCGAAGGTCAGTGCTGGGGAGTATTTGGTTTTGATGACTGTCGTGAGGCCAAGCGCCGGGGATCGGCGGAACTAGCCTTACTCAAAACTGTAGCCGCTTGTATTGGCAGTGCAATTGCGCGTCAACGCATCCAGCAAGCCGAACAAAAACGCACCGTAGAACTGGCAAAAGTTAATCAAGAATTGCAACAACGCGATCGCTTACTTTCTGTAGTTGCCCAAATTACTAAAAACCTACTGGAAACTGAGGATATTGATGTAGCAATTCCAACTGCTCTGCAAGCGATCGGACAAGTCGCAAATATCAGTCGCGTCCAACTCATCCTCGAACGTCAAAACCCAGCCACACAAAAATTACAACACTGGGTTACCTATGAATGGGTAGCTGAGGGAATTACACCCCAGATCAATCATCCCACTATGGCAGCGATCGATAATGATGATGCCGAGGTGATGGTAATAGAACTACATGCAGGTCGTTCTATTTGGCGTATAGTTGACCATTTACCTGATACCATCAGAGTGCAGTTTGAATCTATTGGTGTAAAATCCTCTGGGGGAGTTCCATTATTCATTGAAGGGCGTTACATCGGCTGTGTTGCCTTCGATGATTGTCTTACCCCTCGTCACTGGAGTCAGCAAGAAATTGATGTACTCACCGCTGCTGCTGAGGGCATTGGAGCAGCTTTACACCGCAAACAGTTAGTTGAGCGCTTGATTACAGAACGCGCCAGATTTGCTGAAGAACGAGTTGCAGAACTGTCTAAAGCCAACACAGCACTTAAAAATAGTCTCGATCGCCTCGCCGCCGACTCCGAACTCGATACCTTTCTCGGTCATGTGATCTTAGAAATTAAACATCAACTAAGTGCCCAACGCGCACATCTATTCCTCTACGATCCTCCCTCCCATACACTGCGCTTGCATTTGGGTTCTGAGACAGATGAAGTACTGCCCAAAAATCAACTACAAGACATCGAACCTTTCCTAGATCCCATTCCCGCAGATATTACCGGCGCTTGGAAAATCATGGTGCAAACAAAACAACCGCTGGAATTTGCAATTTGGGAAAACGCTCATCCAGAACACTGGCCTGTAGCCTTGGAGTGGCATCGCACACGAGGACATCAGACAGCTATGTGTATTCCCCTGATTTTGGGTGACATAGCCTTGGGTTTCTTGGGGTTGGCATTCCAGCAAAAAGCTACCTTGAAACCAGAAGATTTTGAATTAGCCCAAGCCCTGGCACATCAGGGAACACTGGCGATTCAACTGACTAGATTGGCAGAAGAGGCAAAACAAGCCGCTATCCTCAAAGAACAAAAAAAAGCCGCAAAAGAGCAGATTGCCGAACTAGTAAGAGCCAACGAATCACTCCGAGGCTGTGTCAATCGCCTGGCAGATGAACCAGACTTAGAAACATTTTGGGAACATATTCTGCTAGAAGCCTCCGCCCAAGCCAAATCCTATGCAGCCGCACTGTTCCTCTACAACGAAACCTCCGATACAAAAATCATGAAACGATATGTCCGAGAGGGACGAGTGCTTCCCATTAAGACATCCGCTGAACTAGAACAATTTAGAGTGCCTGTTACAGGTAATCTTCTTTCTTTTTGGAAAGAAGCGCTTTTGAGAGGCGAGGCGATTTTCTTTAATTTGGATGACTGGAATCAACAGGTTGACTCTGGAATTAAGTGGCATCGTAGTCAAGGACATCGTTCTATCGTCCGCGTACCGTTGATTCTGGGTTCTCGCCCCCTGGGTTTTATTGGTTTGTGTTTTCGGGAACCAAGGACTAGCTTACCCGAAAATATTGAACTGATTATGGCGTTGGCACAACAAGCAACATTAGCGATTCATTTGACCCATTTAGGCGAACAGAGCCGCCAAGCTGCGATTTTGGAAGAACGCAACCGCATGGCACGAGAAATCCATGATACCCTGGCTCAAGCCTTCACAGGCGTAATTGTCCAGTTGGGTGCTGCCTCCAGGATAGTTCCTAGCGAATTGGCAGAGGTGCTTGCACACATCACTCAAGCGCGGGATCTGGCTCGTGAAGGACTTGCCGAAGCACGGCATTCGGTGAATGCTCTGCGTCCCCAAATTTTAGAAACTAGCAATTTACCTAAAGCTTTTAACCGTTTCGTTGCCCAGATGTCTGCTTCTATTGATACCCAGATAATTTGTAATATTATCGGCGAGATATATCCCCTATCGGTAGATATCGAGAATAACTTACTACGCATTGGGCAAGAAGCATTGACAAACGCTATTAAATATGCGTTTGCAAGTGAAATCAAGATTGAACTGGTTTACGAACCGACGCAATTTATCTTGCGAGTCAAAGATAATGGACAGGGATTTGACACAGATAGTTTGTCTACTGTTAAAGGTTTTGGATTGATGGGTATCAAAGAACGTAGCGATCGCACCGGCGCACACTTGACAATCCAAAGTATTCCAGGGGAGGGAACGGAAATTACAGTATTAATTAACCGAGGTTAA
- a CDS encoding peptidylprolyl isomerase, whose amino-acid sequence MIKLLIFSEKDIIYQIKLSCQIPNIIEAIATRKIIVDAAEQAGIKIERAELQQAADNIRLAKNIIKAKDTGAWLEKHYLSLNDFKELAQFYLLSVKLANYLFAKQVEPFFLEHRLNYTAAVTYEVVLDDEDLAWELFYALQENEIFFQDIARQYIQEPELRCAGGYCGIRYRSNFSPEIAACVFTANPPQILKPIVTQKGVHLIWVEEIIQPQLNEPLRCKILENLFYAWLKQQLEEVKIVLQI is encoded by the coding sequence ATGATAAAACTTTTAATTTTTTCTGAAAAAGATATCATTTATCAAATCAAACTTTCCTGCCAAATTCCAAATATCATTGAAGCAATAGCTACTCGTAAAATTATTGTCGATGCTGCCGAGCAAGCAGGTATAAAAATTGAGAGAGCAGAGCTTCAGCAGGCAGCAGACAACATACGATTAGCAAAAAATATTATCAAAGCTAAAGATACTGGAGCATGGTTAGAAAAACATTATCTTTCTTTAAATGACTTCAAAGAATTAGCACAATTTTACTTACTCTCTGTAAAGTTAGCAAATTATTTATTTGCAAAGCAAGTTGAACCCTTCTTTCTTGAACATAGGCTCAATTACACCGCAGCTGTTACTTATGAAGTTGTTTTAGATGACGAAGACTTGGCTTGGGAACTGTTTTATGCACTGCAAGAAAACGAAATCTTCTTCCAAGATATTGCCCGCCAATATATACAAGAACCAGAACTGCGCTGCGCCGGCGGATATTGCGGGATACGATACCGTAGCAACTTTAGTCCGGAGATTGCAGCTTGTGTCTTTACTGCCAATCCGCCGCAGATACTCAAGCCAATTGTCACACAGAAAGGAGTCCATCTCATTTGGGTTGAAGAAATCATTCAACCTCAATTAAACGAACCACTGCGCTGTAAGATTCTAGAAAACTTGTTTTATGCTTGGTTAAAGCAACAACTTGAGGAAGTTAAAATTGTGTTGCAGATATGA
- a CDS encoding helix-turn-helix domain-containing protein, translating into MSQNINEFQDIENYKANTSKFLTHFQKKKLLKNIQANLQPEYRRRIEIMLLADQGKSPTQICKILGCSYHMARYWSGVAKAGLAHQWQEQQIGRPKSVNEQYIERLKELVSHSPREYGYPFQSWTAQWLSKHLASEIGIEITERHISRLLKQMGLSTKQRNNNPKQNPDYHQDFEIMVNDLELNCEFNTFELPLNFINSNQ; encoded by the coding sequence ATGTCACAGAATATTAACGAGTTTCAAGACATTGAAAACTACAAAGCTAATACAAGCAAATTTTTAACCCATTTTCAGAAAAAAAAATTGCTGAAGAATATACAAGCAAATTTACAACCAGAATACCGTCGTCGTATCGAAATTATGTTGTTGGCAGATCAAGGTAAATCTCCAACCCAAATTTGTAAGATATTAGGCTGTTCCTACCATATGGCGAGATATTGGAGTGGTGTAGCAAAAGCTGGTTTAGCTCACCAATGGCAGGAGCAACAGATAGGCAGACCAAAGAGTGTTAACGAGCAATATATCGAGCGCTTGAAGGAATTAGTAAGTCATAGCCCTCGTGAGTATGGCTATCCATTTCAAAGCTGGACGGCACAATGGTTAAGCAAACATTTAGCAAGTGAAATTGGGATTGAAATTACCGAGCGCCACATCAGCCGTCTGCTCAAACAAATGGGACTGTCCACGAAGCAAAGAAACAATAACCCTAAACAAAATCCTGATTATCATCAGGATTTTGAAATTATGGTAAATGACCTAGAATTGAACTGTGAATTTAATACTTTTGAATTGCCACTAAATTTCATTAATTCCAATCAATAA